The window AAATCACACAAATCTACGAAGGAACACAAGAAATTCAACGTCTAGTAATCTCCAGAATGCTGACAAAATAAGGCGGCAGAAAAGTGATGAAAAAACGGCAAGTGCACGCATCCGTTAAAGATGAAAAGCTCATTGAAAAACGCCGAGATCAAATGATAAAAGGTGCGGTAAGTCTTTTTAAACAAAAAGGCTTCCACCGCACGACAACAAGAGAAATCGCCAAAGAAGCGGGATTTAGCATTGGCACATTGTACGAATACATTCGTACAAAAGAAGATGTTCTCTATCTAGTATGTGACCGAATCTATGACCAAGTTGGCGAACGTCTCCAACAAGAACTCCAAACGAAAAAAGGTAGTCTCGAAAGCTTAAAATCTGCGATAACGTACTATTTTTTCGTAATGGACGAAATGCAAGACGAGGTACTCGTCATGTACCAAGAGGCAAAATCGCTTTCGAAAGACGCCTTGCCATATGTACTAAACAAAGAAATTGAAATGGTAAAGATGTTTGAAGAAGTCGTTCGGAATTATGTAAAAGAAAACGGCACATCCATGTCGGAAAAAGAAATTGAACTACTTGCTCACAACATTTTCGTCCAAGGACAAATGTGGGGCTTCCGACGCTGGGTGTTGCAACGACAATTTACATTGCAACAATACGTAGACATACAACTACACTTACTACTACACGGACTTACAAAAGGGGAGGAAAAGTAAGATGGAACTGTACCAACCGAAACACCATATCCGTTTTGTGACGGCATCAAGTCTTTTCGATGGACACGATGCATCCATTAACATTATGCGACGTATTTTACAAGGAAGCGGGGCAGAGGTCATCCACCTAGGCCATAACCGTTCCGTAGAAGAAATCGTCAACGCGGCAATCCAAGAGGACGTTCAAGGAATCGCGATTTCATCGTACCAAGGCGGTCACGTAGAATATTTCAAATACATGTATGACCTATTAAAAGAAAAAGGCGCATCTCACATCCGTATTTACGGTGGAGGCGGCGGGGTAATCATTCCCCAAGAAATAAAAGAACTACACGAGTACGGCATTGCCCGCATTTTCTCACCGGAAGACGGCAGAGAGCACGGCTTACAAGGCATGATCAACATGATGATCAAAGAATGCGACTTCCTACCAGCTGGAAAAGTAACGGACGAAGTTGAAAACCTATCCGTCGACAACCATCAAGCTGTTGCCCGCCTTATTTCTCTTGCGGAAACACAAATTGCAGCAAACACAGAAGTAGCAGCAACAGCACAAGCAGTTCTATCTAAAGTAAAAGAAATGCAACAAAACGTACCAGTACTAGGTATAACAGGTACAGGTGGAGCAGGAAAAAGCTCGTTAACAGACGAACTTATCCGCCGCTACTTAAACGAAGTGCCAGAAAATAAAGTAGCCATTCTATCTGTTGACCCAACCAAACAAAAAACAGGTGGAGCACTACTCGGGGACCGTATTCGCATGAACGCAATCTTCAACCCGCGCGTTTTTATGCGTTCTTTAGCAACTCGAGGTTCTCGTTCTGAGCTATCTTTAGCCATTCAAGACGCTATCGCTGTCGTAAAAGCTGCTGGTTTTGATCTTGTAATCGTCGAGACGAGCGGAATCGGGCAAGGAGATGCCGGCATTACAGAAATTTGCGATATCTCCATGTATGTGATGACGAGCGAGTTCGGTGCGCCTTCTCAGCTAGAAAAAATTGATATGATCGATTACGCGGATTTAATCGTCATTAACAAATTTGAGCGTAAAGGGTCTGAAGATGCGAAGCGCCAAGTGCAGAAACAATACCAACGTAGCCACTTAGCATTTGAGCAAGAGTTAGACGAAATGCCAGTTTTCGGCACCATCGCTAGCCAGTTCAACGATTTAGGCACAAACACGTTATTTGCGGCACTTTTAAATAAAATCAATGAAAAAACAGGCTCTAGCTACACATCAAGTTTGCCAGTTTCCAAAGAGGTGGAAAAGCAAAACATCATCATTCCGAACGATCGCCGTTACTATTTACGTGAAATCTCGGACACTGTTCGCAACTACCATAAAACCGCAGGGGAGCAGTTAGAAATTGCACGTAAACTGTTCCAATTAGACGGAGCAATGGAAGCGGCAGCAGCTCAACAAGAAATAGTGTCTGCTCTACAATCGATTCGCAGTGAATACGAAGAAAAACTAACAAAAGAATCAAAGGAAATTTTAGCCACTTGGGATGAGAAAAGAGAGAAATATTCTGGCGAGCAATTTGTAACAAAGATTCGCGATAAAGAAATCATTACGAAGCTTACTACGAAGAGCTTATCTGGCTTAAACATTCCAAAAGTTGTGTTACCGAAGTTTGTAGACTATGGAGAAATTTTACGTTGGGTATATAAAGAGAACGTCCCAGGTGAATTCCCGTATACAGCGGGCGTATTTCCATTCAAACGCGAAGGCGAAGATCCGAAACGTCAATTCGCTGGGGAAGGAACGCCTGAGCGCACAAACCGTCGCTTCCACTATTTAAGCAAGGATGACGATGCCAAACGTTTAAGTACGGCATTTGATTCGGTAACTCTTTACGGAGAAGACCCTGCACACCGCCCGGACATTTATGGAAAAGTAGGAAATAGCGGTGTAAGCATCTGTACGCTAGACGACATGAAAAAGCTATACGATGGCTTTGACCTTTGCGCACCGAGCACATCTGTATCGATGACGATTAATGGTCCAGCCCCAATTATTTTAGCGATGTTCATGAATACAGCAGTAGACCAACAAGTGAAGAAAAAAGAAGAAGAGCTTGGCCGCATGCTTTCAGTGGAAGAGTATACAGAGATTCGCATGTACACATTACAAACAGTTCGCGGTACCGTTCAAGCTGATATTTTAAAAGAAGACCAAGGCCAAAATACGTGTATTTTCTCAACAGAGTTTGCCCTGCGCATGATGGGAGATATTCAACAATATTTCATTGAAAATAAAGTGCGTAACTATTACTCTGTTTCTATTTCCGGCTATCATATCGCAGAAGCTGGGGCAAACCCAATTACACAACTTGCGTTTACATTATCAAACGGATTCACGTATGTAGAATATTACTTAAGCCGCGGCATGAACATTGATGACTTTGCACCGAACTTATCGTTCTTCTTTAGCAACGGTCTAGACCCTGAATACACAGTAATCGGCCGTGTGGCACGTCGTATTTGGGCAACTGTTATGAAAAATAAATACGGGGCAAATGAGCGTAGCCAAAAGCTCAAGTATCATATCCAAACGTCAGGTCGTTCCTTGCACGCACAAGAAATCGACTTTAACGACATTCGTACAACACTTCAAGCATTAATGGCGCTGCAAGATAACTGTAACTCGCTTCATACAAATGCATACGACGAAGCGATTACAACGCCAACAGAAGAGAGTGTGCGTCGCGCAATGGCGATCCAAATGATTATTACAAAAGAACACGGCTTAACGAAAAATGAAAATCCTCTACAAGGTTCGTTCATTGTCGAAGAGCTAACAGACTTAGTAGAAGAAATGGTATTACAAGAGTTCGAACGCTTGAACGACCGTGGAGGCGTGTTAGGTTCCATGGAAACGCAATACCAACGCGGTAAGATTCAAGACGAGTCGATGTACTATGAAATGAAAAAACATACTGGTGAACTACCAATAATCGGTGTAAACACATATAAAAATCCTAACCCACCATCAGAAGACGAGTTAAACGACATTGAGCTTGCTCGCTCGACAGATGAAGAAAAAGAAACGCAAATCCGTAACTTAAATGAATTCCAAGCGCGCAATGCTGATGAAGTAGAAGAAGCGTTAAAGCGTCTAAAGCACACAGCAATTAGCGGCGGAAATATTTTCGAAGAGTTAATGGAAACAGTAAAAGTCGCAAGCCTTGGACAAATCACAGGAGCACTTTACGAAGTAGGCGGACAGTATAGAAGGAATATGTAAATGAAATGAATAGGCTTGTACAGATGTCGATTGTTATACGGCAATCTGTACAAGCCGTTTTTCATATTAAAAATGTGTATAAAGTTCAAAATGAGAAAAAATTGAGAAGGTAAATGAACTTGATAGTGGTTATCAAGTTTAAAATGAAAAAGCTTGAGAAGGAAAATGAACTTGATTGAGGTTATCAAGTTCAAAGTGATAAAAGTTGAGAAGGAAAATGAACTTGATAGTGGTTATCAAGTTCAAAATGAGAAAAATTTGAGAAGAAAATGAACTTGATTGAGATTATCAAGTTCAAAATGAAAAAAATTGAGAAGGAAAATGAACTTGATAGAAGCTATCAAGATCAAAATGAAAAAGCTTGAGAAGGAAAATGAACTCGATAGTGGTTATGAAGTTCAACTACGATAAATTTTATTAGCCAGATGAACTTCAGCGGCTTTATGAGGTTCAACCACGATAATATTTATTAGCCAGATGAACTTCAGCGGCTTTATGAGGTTCAACCACGATAATATTTATTAGCCAAATGAACTTCAGCGGCCTTATGAAGTTCAACTTTAAGTAAATTTTAAGGCAAGTTAAACTTCATTGGCTTTTTGTCACAAACGCTTTCTTTCTAGCTATATTTCCTAGCCCTGAACGAGGATGGTTGGCTAGTGTGCTATTGTTATAGTATTATGGGGCAGGCACGGGGAAAGGACCGGAGAAACAATTTTTTCTAGAAACTTGATTTAATACTGGATTAAACAATTGGAATTTGTTTATAATGAATGGTATGGATTTTGTAGGGCTAGGCGACTGCCTATTTTATTGCGAAACAACAAGGATTTGCAATAGGAGCTGTCGAAACTAGTACATCGAGATATACTTTTTACCAATTATTTTCTTTTACATATAGAAAGGGTGTGCAAACATGACATTAGACCAATTAACGGTGGAAGATATAAAAGAAATGTCATTAATTGAAATCGCATTTATGCTTCTTAAAGATCGTGATGTAAAGCAAGCGGTGCCATTTCAAGATTTATTAAATGAAATGAAGGAACTTACTGGTTTTACGGATAAGGATCTACGCACAAATCTTTCCCAGTTTTACACGGATTTGAATATTGATGGTCGATTCCTTTGTGTTGGGGAAAACCAATGGGGTCTACGTGCTTGGTATCCGTATGACCAAATTGAGGAAGAAACAACTCCTCAGGTGAAGGTGAAGAAGAAGAAAGCGAAGAAGTCTGATGGTGACGATTTAGATCTGGAAGAGTACGATGAGTTGGATGAAGAAGAATTAGAGTTCGACGACCTTGACGATTATGAAGAGGACGAAGAAGAGATAATCGTGGACACTCCGGATTTAGATGAGGATTTAGATGACGATGAAGATGAGGATGAACTTGAGATTTTAGAAGATGAAGAGTTTGACCTTGATGAAGAGGACGAAGAAGAACTAGAATTAGATGAGGAAGAAGAAGTTTAATTGGAGAGTTTTCAAAAACCTCCTTGACTTTTTTGCTATAGCTAGGTAGAATCTTTTTTGGGCTCCTTAAAAAAGGACTAACTTTAAACGTATAAAATATACGCTCCCCTACACTTAAGTAGGCGGAGCGTTTTTGTTTTTTTATAAAGATTTGTTAAAAGGTATTTACTGTTTTTAAATACTAATTAGCTGTTTATTGTAGTGCAAGCTATAGACTCCTGCGGGAGAAGCGGGAAACGGGAGACCCCACAGGCGCTTGCGCCGAGGAGGCTCCCGGCCCGCCCGCGGAAAGCGGAAGCTTGCACGGAAATCAACAGCGGTGTTTAACAAAGACTTTTATTAAATGAGTTTGGCGTTAATAAAACAATAGTATTTCAACAGCATTTTTAACGAATGCTAAACATGTTGAATAGCCTCTCCAAAAATTATATAAAAACTATTTTACATACACGAAACAGTATGTGCACGAAAAAATTATCCATTAGAGGGGGAGCATCATGACAAAGTATATTTTTGTAACAGGTGGAGTAGTATCTTCACTAGGAAAAGGAATCACAGCAGCATCTTTAGGCCGTTTATTAAAAAATAGAGGGTTAAGTGTAACAATCCAAAAATTCGATCCTTACATTAACGTAGACCCAGGTACGATGAGCCCGTACCAACATGGTGAAGTTTTCGTAACAGATGACGGCGCAGAAACCGATTTAGACTTAGGTCACTACGAACGTTTCATTGACATTAACTTAAACAAGTACAGCAACGTAACAACTGGGAAAATTTATTCCACTGTACTGAAAAAAGAACGTCGTGGCGATTATTTAGGCGGAACAGTTCAAGTTATCCCACACATCACGAACGAAATTAAAGAGCGTGTATTCCGTGCTGGTCGCGAAACGGGTGCAGATGTTGTTATTACGGAAATTGGTGGAACAGTTGGGGACATCGAATCATTACCATTCTTAGAAGCAATTCGCCAAATTAAAAGCGACATCGGCCGTGACAGCGTTATGTACATTCACTGTACGTTAGTTCCTTACTTAAACGCTGCTGGTGAGTTAAAAACAAAGCCAACACAACATAGCGTAAAAGAACTTCGTAGCTTAGGTATTCAACCGAACATTATCGTTCTTCGTTCAGAGCATGCAATTTCTCAAGATATGAAAGACAAAATTGCTTTATTCTGCGATATCGACGAGCGCGCAGTAATCGAGTCTATCGATGCAGATACGTTATACGCCGTTCCTTTATCCTACCAAGAGCAAAAAATGGACCAAATCGTTTGCGAACATTTAAACCTTCCTTGTGGGGAAGCAAACATGTCCGAGTGGAACGCGTTAGTGGATAAGGTTCGTAGCTTATCGAAAGTGACGAAAATTGCCCTTGTTGGTAAATATGTAGAGTTACAAGATGCATACATTTCTGTAGCGGAAGCACTGCGTCATGCAGGTTACGATTTTGACTCTGATATAAAAATTCAGTGGGTTAATGCAGAAGAAGTGAATGGAGATAACGTAGAAGAATTATTAAGCGAGGCAGATGGAATTTTAGTTCCAGGTGGTTTCGGAGATCGTGGAGTAGAAGGGAAAATCGAAGCAATTCGCTATGCTCGTGAAAATAAAGTGCCATTCTTCGGTATTTGCTTAGGAATGCAACTAGCATCTGTTGAGTATGCGCGTAACGTATTAGGATTAAAAGATGCTCATTCATCTGAATTAAATCCAGAAACTACAAATCCAGTAATCGATTTACTACCTGAGCAAAAAGACATTGAAGATTTAGGTGGAACATTACGTCTAGGATTATACCCATGTAAGTTAACAGAAGGCTCTATAGCTCGCGATGCATACAAAGACGAAGTAATCTATGAGCGTCACCGTCATCGTTATGAGTTCAACAACCAATACCGTCAACAAATGGAAGAGCACGGTTTCATCTTCTCTGGTACAAGCCCAGACGGCCGTTTAGTGGAAATCATTGAGTTAAAAGACCACCCATGGTTCTTAGCATCTCAATTCCATCCAGAGTTCACATCAAGACCAAACCGTTCTCAACCACTTTTCCGCGAGTTCGTTCAAGCTTCATTGAAGAAAGCGGAAGTGTTAGCGTAAGATTATAAAGCGAAGGAAAACCAGTCATCTTAAAAGGTGATTGGTTTTTTTTGTATATTTTGAAAAAAAAAATAACAAAAAACCGCACATGTGCAGTTGTGTAATCTTCAAATATTAGTTATGGAATACGGATGAAAGAAGGCGTATTAGTAGAAGTGACAATAAAAGGTAAATTCTTTATCTAAAAAGCAATTTTTTATAAAAAAATAACAAAAAACCGCACATGTGCGGTTGTGTAATTTTCAAATATTTGTTATGGAGTACGGATGAAAGAAGGCGTATTAGTAGAAGCTGTAATAAAAGGTAATTTCTTTATCTAAAAAGCAATTTTTTATAAAAAAACAACAAAAAACCGCACATGTGCGGTTGACAATGCCTCTTAACTATAGTGTATAAAAGCCGGTAAAGTGTAACTTCCGCCGATAAAAGTCGAATTTTCGCCGATAAACTATGCAAATTCGCCGATAAAACCCAAAATATCGCCGATAAACCATTTAACACCAACCTCCATATAAAAAAACCTACACTTCATCCCCTAAAATCTATTAAACAGCTTCATCTCCCCCAAAATACAACACAAAAAAGCAAACCTACCCTAAAACGGCAAGTTTGCTTCATTTAAACAAACAAATTACTCCTCTTCCAACTCCCGCACTATCTCCCGGACCGTAAACGCTAGCCCATGATAAGCAAAAAGCGCCACTAAGCTACTCGGATAACCAAACCTCGAGCCATCCTCATCCGGAATAAGCCCTTGATACAACTGCAAATCTATATGGATGTCCACCAAATCTGTCAACGACTCACCATCCACACGCTTCGGAACCGTCGATATCCCAACCGCTCCAATCCCACGATCCTGCAACTGTTTAGCCAACTCCACAGCCGCCACATCCGTACTAGACCTACTAACAATCAATACACGATCAACATCCTTTAAAGCAGTAACAGCCTCCAACTCTCTAGCCCCAATCAACGGCTCCGCACCGTAAACAGCCTCCGCTACTACCGCTTTCATCTCTGCAAACCCAGCAACATATACATGCCCATCCCCGACAACTGCCTGGGCTAACACACGCGCACCATCTTCAAGGCCAAACTCTTCGTCACTGGCAATTTTTTTAAACACGCCAGAAAGCTGTGTCATAAATATCTTCAACATAAAAAGTACACTCCATTTCCGAATAAACACTTCACTCCAAAATATATCAAATGGTCATAAAATAGCAAATTTCACGTAAGAGAGTGCCTTTCATAATATATGACTACAAAACGAATACGAACTATAAATTAATATTATCCAAAAGGTTCGTTTTTCAATAAACGAAACGCTTATGAAATTAATAAAAAATAATAAATAATGTAATATTAATGAAAATAAGAAGGAAATGAGTACCAATTGGTAGAATATAGAGGTAGATGGCGCTATATCTTGTAATGCGACGAGACATGTGTGAAAATGAGACGTCCGTATAAGCTAAAATGCCCATGTAGAGTAGTGAATTCAGCAACATAGAAAACTTTGTTACTTAAATACTCGAAGAATTTGAGGTGTGTTAATGGTGAGTCAAAGGAAATTACTAATCGTTGATGACCAATTCGGAATCCGAATCTTGCTAAACGAAGTATTCAGTAAAGAAGGTTATCAAACATTCCAAGCAGCAAATGGTTACCAAGCATTAGACATTGTCGAAAAGCATTCACCTGATTTAGTTTTACTAGACATGAAAATTCCTGGCATGGATGGCATTGAAATTTTAAAACGACTAAAAGCGATTAACAAAGACATTCAAGTAATTATCATGACCGCATACGGCGAACTCGATATGATCCAAGAATCAAAGGATCTAGGCGCAATCACGCATTTCGCCAAACCATTCGATATCGATGAAATTCGTGAAGCTGTCCGCAAATATATGCCTCAATCCGTTTAAGGCATGTCCCAAAAAGCAACCATATTTAGTGCTAGATCCTACTAACCAGCATCTAGTTCTACGTCTGGTTGTTTTTTCTTTTGAGAAAATTAGCCACCCGGCCATATGTAGGCTACATCCCACACCCTACCATTATTTACCCTTCTTCCCATCCTATTAAACCCCAATTGTGTCTGAAAATTTAAACATTCCAACTGTTACCGCTTACACTTTAAATTACTGATTTTCTTTGTTGCTCATTCGTTTTGAAGTTTGGTATGCTAAGTAATGGATAACTATTCCGACAAATATTAGCTCGCTCATACATAGCGACATTTTGAATTGGTCAACATAGAATGAAGCTTATATTTTAGGATAGGAAGCGAAAAACACCTGCCTGAAGTTTTACAACATGCAGGCAAAATTGCAAAGGAGGATTTACCATGCCTTTAGTTTCAATGACAGAAATGCTAAAAAAAGCTAATGCAGAAGGCTATGCAGTAGGTCAATTTAATTTAAACAACTTAGAGTTCACGCAAGCGATTTTACAAGCTGCACAAGAAGAGAACTCTCCAGTAATTCTAGGAGTTTCTGAAGGTGCTGCTCGTTACATGGGTGGATTCAAAACAGTTGTAGCAATGGTTAAAGCATTAATGGAAGAGTACAACGTAACAGTTCCAGTTGCGATTCACTTAGACCACGGTTCAAGCTTCGAATCTTGTGCAAAAGCAATTCATGCAGGTTTCACATCTGTTATGATCGACGCTTCTCACCACCCATTCGAAGAAAACATCGAAACAACTAAAAAAGTAGTAGAACTTGCACACTTCCACGGAGTTTCTGTTGAAGCAGAACTTGGTGTAGTTGGTGGACAAGAAGACGATGTAATCGCAGAAGGCGTAATCTACGCTGACCCTAACGAGTGTGAAGAATTAGTTAAACGCACAGGTATCGACTGCCTAGCTCCAGCGTTAGGATCTGTTCACGGTCCCTACAAAGGTGAGCCAAACTTAGGATTCAAAGAAATGGAAGAAATCAACAACCGCGCGGGTGTACCTCTAGTACTTCACGGCGGAACTGGTATCCCAACTCATGATATCCAAAAATCGATTTCTTTCGGAACAGCAAAAATCAACGTAAACACAGAAAACCAAATCGCATCTGCAAAAGCAGTTCGTGAAGTTCTTGCAACAAAAACGGAAGAATATGATCCACGTAAATATTTAGGCCCAGCTCGCGACGCAATCAAAGAAACAGTAAAAGGTAAAATGCGCGAATTCGGCTCTGCAAACAAAGCTTAAGGAATCCAAAATATGACAGGTGCCTGGCACCTGTCATCATTTTGAAACATTTCATTTCAACAAACAAACTCAAACAACAACGCAACGAAAAAGCAAAACTACTTTCCTTCAACAAAAGTAGTTTTGCTTTTTTTCTTTAGGGAAATCAAAAAGTGTATGGTAAAATAACAAATACCCGTAGTGCAAACTATTAATGTAAACGGATACATAAAGGAGTGTTTTTAAAAATGAAATTTTTCATTGATACTGCCAACTTAGAAGAAATAAAAGCAGCACATAAACTAGGCCTACTTTCAGGCGTTACAACAAATCCAAGCT is drawn from Bacillus alkalisoli and contains these coding sequences:
- a CDS encoding TetR/AcrR family transcriptional regulator, with the translated sequence MKKRQVHASVKDEKLIEKRRDQMIKGAVSLFKQKGFHRTTTREIAKEAGFSIGTLYEYIRTKEDVLYLVCDRIYDQVGERLQQELQTKKGSLESLKSAITYYFFVMDEMQDEVLVMYQEAKSLSKDALPYVLNKEIEMVKMFEEVVRNYVKENGTSMSEKEIELLAHNIFVQGQMWGFRRWVLQRQFTLQQYVDIQLHLLLHGLTKGEEK
- a CDS encoding DUF2529 domain-containing protein yields the protein MLKIFMTQLSGVFKKIASDEEFGLEDGARVLAQAVVGDGHVYVAGFAEMKAVVAEAVYGAEPLIGARELEAVTALKDVDRVLIVSRSSTDVAAVELAKQLQDRGIGAVGISTVPKRVDGESLTDLVDIHIDLQLYQGLIPDEDGSRFGYPSSLVALFAYHGLAFTVREIVRELEEE
- the icmF gene encoding fused isobutyryl-CoA mutase/GTPase IcmF; this encodes MELYQPKHHIRFVTASSLFDGHDASINIMRRILQGSGAEVIHLGHNRSVEEIVNAAIQEDVQGIAISSYQGGHVEYFKYMYDLLKEKGASHIRIYGGGGGVIIPQEIKELHEYGIARIFSPEDGREHGLQGMINMMIKECDFLPAGKVTDEVENLSVDNHQAVARLISLAETQIAANTEVAATAQAVLSKVKEMQQNVPVLGITGTGGAGKSSLTDELIRRYLNEVPENKVAILSVDPTKQKTGGALLGDRIRMNAIFNPRVFMRSLATRGSRSELSLAIQDAIAVVKAAGFDLVIVETSGIGQGDAGITEICDISMYVMTSEFGAPSQLEKIDMIDYADLIVINKFERKGSEDAKRQVQKQYQRSHLAFEQELDEMPVFGTIASQFNDLGTNTLFAALLNKINEKTGSSYTSSLPVSKEVEKQNIIIPNDRRYYLREISDTVRNYHKTAGEQLEIARKLFQLDGAMEAAAAQQEIVSALQSIRSEYEEKLTKESKEILATWDEKREKYSGEQFVTKIRDKEIITKLTTKSLSGLNIPKVVLPKFVDYGEILRWVYKENVPGEFPYTAGVFPFKREGEDPKRQFAGEGTPERTNRRFHYLSKDDDAKRLSTAFDSVTLYGEDPAHRPDIYGKVGNSGVSICTLDDMKKLYDGFDLCAPSTSVSMTINGPAPIILAMFMNTAVDQQVKKKEEELGRMLSVEEYTEIRMYTLQTVRGTVQADILKEDQGQNTCIFSTEFALRMMGDIQQYFIENKVRNYYSVSISGYHIAEAGANPITQLAFTLSNGFTYVEYYLSRGMNIDDFAPNLSFFFSNGLDPEYTVIGRVARRIWATVMKNKYGANERSQKLKYHIQTSGRSLHAQEIDFNDIRTTLQALMALQDNCNSLHTNAYDEAITTPTEESVRRAMAIQMIITKEHGLTKNENPLQGSFIVEELTDLVEEMVLQEFERLNDRGGVLGSMETQYQRGKIQDESMYYEMKKHTGELPIIGVNTYKNPNPPSEDELNDIELARSTDEEKETQIRNLNEFQARNADEVEEALKRLKHTAISGGNIFEELMETVKVASLGQITGALYEVGGQYRRNM
- a CDS encoding CTP synthase → MTKYIFVTGGVVSSLGKGITAASLGRLLKNRGLSVTIQKFDPYINVDPGTMSPYQHGEVFVTDDGAETDLDLGHYERFIDINLNKYSNVTTGKIYSTVLKKERRGDYLGGTVQVIPHITNEIKERVFRAGRETGADVVITEIGGTVGDIESLPFLEAIRQIKSDIGRDSVMYIHCTLVPYLNAAGELKTKPTQHSVKELRSLGIQPNIIVLRSEHAISQDMKDKIALFCDIDERAVIESIDADTLYAVPLSYQEQKMDQIVCEHLNLPCGEANMSEWNALVDKVRSLSKVTKIALVGKYVELQDAYISVAEALRHAGYDFDSDIKIQWVNAEEVNGDNVEELLSEADGILVPGGFGDRGVEGKIEAIRYARENKVPFFGICLGMQLASVEYARNVLGLKDAHSSELNPETTNPVIDLLPEQKDIEDLGGTLRLGLYPCKLTEGSIARDAYKDEVIYERHRHRYEFNNQYRQQMEEHGFIFSGTSPDGRLVEIIELKDHPWFLASQFHPEFTSRPNRSQPLFREFVQASLKKAEVLA
- the rpoE gene encoding DNA-directed RNA polymerase subunit delta; translation: MTLDQLTVEDIKEMSLIEIAFMLLKDRDVKQAVPFQDLLNEMKELTGFTDKDLRTNLSQFYTDLNIDGRFLCVGENQWGLRAWYPYDQIEEETTPQVKVKKKKAKKSDGDDLDLEEYDELDEEELEFDDLDDYEEDEEEIIVDTPDLDEDLDDDEDEDELEILEDEEFDLDEEDEEELELDEEEEV
- a CDS encoding class II fructose-bisphosphate aldolase, translating into MPLVSMTEMLKKANAEGYAVGQFNLNNLEFTQAILQAAQEENSPVILGVSEGAARYMGGFKTVVAMVKALMEEYNVTVPVAIHLDHGSSFESCAKAIHAGFTSVMIDASHHPFEENIETTKKVVELAHFHGVSVEAELGVVGGQEDDVIAEGVIYADPNECEELVKRTGIDCLAPALGSVHGPYKGEPNLGFKEMEEINNRAGVPLVLHGGTGIPTHDIQKSISFGTAKINVNTENQIASAKAVREVLATKTEEYDPRKYLGPARDAIKETVKGKMREFGSANKA
- a CDS encoding response regulator, whose amino-acid sequence is MVSQRKLLIVDDQFGIRILLNEVFSKEGYQTFQAANGYQALDIVEKHSPDLVLLDMKIPGMDGIEILKRLKAINKDIQVIIMTAYGELDMIQESKDLGAITHFAKPFDIDEIREAVRKYMPQSV